A genomic stretch from Streptomyces venezuelae ATCC 10712 includes:
- a CDS encoding DJ-1/PfpI family protein → MQIAVLLYQGFTTLDAVGPYELLARLPGAETVFVAKEAGPVRNDQGSLALVADKALAEVPRPDIVLVPGGPDSRAAMDDPEIQAWLRTADETSTWTTSVCTGSLILAAAGVLDGRRATTHWLAHEELRALGVEPTGERVVFDGKYVTAAGVSSGIDMALHLLGRIGGDETAQTIQLLTEYDPQPPYDAGSPDKAPAEIVARWRGVKAEDLPQGR, encoded by the coding sequence ATGCAGATCGCCGTCCTGCTCTACCAGGGCTTCACCACGCTCGACGCCGTCGGTCCGTACGAGCTCCTCGCCCGGCTCCCCGGGGCCGAGACCGTCTTCGTGGCCAAGGAGGCAGGACCCGTCCGCAACGACCAGGGCAGCCTCGCCCTCGTCGCCGACAAGGCCCTCGCCGAGGTCCCGCGCCCCGACATCGTCCTGGTCCCCGGCGGCCCCGACTCCCGCGCGGCGATGGACGACCCGGAGATCCAGGCCTGGCTCCGCACCGCCGACGAGACCAGCACCTGGACCACCTCCGTCTGCACCGGCTCCCTGATCCTGGCCGCCGCCGGAGTCCTCGACGGCCGCCGCGCCACCACCCACTGGCTGGCCCACGAGGAGCTCAGGGCGCTCGGCGTCGAACCCACCGGCGAACGGGTCGTCTTCGACGGCAAGTACGTCACCGCCGCCGGCGTCTCCTCCGGCATCGACATGGCGCTGCACCTGCTCGGCCGGATCGGCGGGGACGAGACCGCGCAGACGATCCAGCTGCTCACCGAGTACGACCCGCAGCCGCCCTACGACGCGGGCTCACCGGACAAGGCCCCGGCCGAGATCGTGGCGCGGTGGCGGGGCGTGAAGGCGGAGGACCTGCCGCAGGGCCGCTGA
- a CDS encoding enoyl-CoA hydratase/isomerase family protein, which translates to MEPQLKDSVTDGIATVVIANPAKRNAMSAGMWRALPGVLDRLAADSAVRVLVLTGEGDTFCAGADISALREPGDEQQSLAVRAEEALAAFPRPTLAAVRGFCVGGGSQLAAACDLRFAEEGARFGITPSKLGIVYPSSSTRRLAALVGPATAKYLLFSGELIDGERALRTGLVDELHPAGALDKRVAEFARVLASRSLLTQAAAKEFADGRLDRDAHWAEQARGSGDTAEGVAAFLERRAPRFTYGS; encoded by the coding sequence ATGGAGCCGCAGCTGAAGGACAGCGTCACGGACGGGATCGCCACCGTCGTCATCGCCAACCCCGCCAAGCGCAACGCGATGAGCGCCGGGATGTGGCGTGCCCTGCCCGGCGTCCTGGACCGGCTCGCCGCCGATTCCGCCGTCCGGGTGCTGGTCCTGACGGGTGAGGGCGACACCTTCTGCGCCGGGGCCGACATCTCCGCGCTCCGGGAGCCGGGCGACGAACAGCAGTCGCTCGCGGTACGGGCCGAGGAGGCGCTCGCCGCCTTCCCCCGGCCGACCCTGGCGGCCGTCCGGGGCTTCTGCGTGGGGGGCGGCAGTCAGCTCGCGGCCGCCTGTGACCTGCGGTTCGCGGAGGAGGGCGCCCGCTTCGGGATCACCCCGTCGAAGCTCGGCATCGTCTACCCGTCCTCCTCGACCCGCCGGCTGGCCGCCCTGGTCGGGCCCGCGACCGCCAAGTACCTGTTGTTCTCCGGCGAGTTGATCGACGGCGAGCGGGCGCTGCGGACCGGTCTCGTGGACGAGCTGCACCCGGCGGGCGCGCTGGACAAGCGGGTGGCCGAGTTCGCCCGGGTGCTCGCCTCCCGCTCGCTGCTGACCCAGGCGGCGGCCAAGGAGTTCGCCGACGGACGTCTGGACCGGGACGCCCACTGGGCGGAGCAGGCGCGCGGCAGCGGCGACACCGCGGAGGGTGTCGCCGCCTTCCTGGAACGCCGGGCGCCCCGCTTCACGTACGGGAGCTGA
- a CDS encoding Tex family protein has protein sequence MTTSIEARIAEELGVRERQVKAAVELLDGGSTVPFIARYRKEATEMLDDAQLRTLEERLRYLRELEDRRSAILDSVREQGKLTDELEARIRAADTKARLEDIYLPFKPKRRTKAQIAREAGLAPLAEGLLADPSVEPAAAAAAFVDADKGVADAAAALEGARAILAETFSEDADLIGELRERMWSRGRLVAKVRDGQEEAGAKFADYFDFTEPFTALPSHRVLAMLRGEKEDVLSLELEPEEPSELPGPSSYEGIVAERFGIADRGRPGDKWLQETVRWAWRTRILVHLGIDLRLRLRTAAEDEAVRVFAANLRDLLLAAPAGTRATLGLDPGFRTGVKVAVVDATGKVVATDTIYPHVPANKWDQALERLARLAKEHAVELIAIGNGTASRETDKLAAELLAKHPELKLTKVMVSEAGASVYSASAFASQELPDLDVSLRGAVSIARRLQDPLAELVKIDPKSIGVGQYQHDLAEVKLSRSLDAVVEDCVNGVGVDVNTASAPLLSRVSGISSGLAENIVAHRDANGPFRSRRALKDVARLGPKAYEQCAGFLRIRGGDDPLDSSSVHPEAYPVVRRMVKATGGEVAALIGDTGTLRSLRPDDFVDETFGLPTVTDILRELEKPGRDPRPAFRTATFAEGVEKIGDLASGMVLEGVVTNVAAFGAFVDIGVHQDGLVHVSAMSKNFVKDPRDVVKPGDVVKVKVLDVDIPRKRISLTLRLDDESGTEGQGGAPRRERGERGDRGERAGRPPQQRQGGGRRSEGGNRNERGERGGRERSAAPAPANSAMADALRKAGLLGDGDRKRR, from the coding sequence GTGACGACGTCCATCGAAGCAAGGATCGCCGAGGAACTCGGCGTACGCGAGCGACAGGTGAAGGCAGCCGTCGAGCTGCTCGACGGCGGTTCGACCGTGCCGTTCATCGCGCGCTACCGCAAGGAAGCGACCGAGATGCTCGACGACGCGCAGCTGCGCACCCTCGAGGAGCGGCTGCGCTATCTGCGCGAGCTGGAGGACCGCCGGTCGGCGATCCTCGACTCGGTACGCGAGCAGGGCAAGCTGACGGATGAGCTGGAGGCCCGCATCCGGGCCGCCGACACCAAGGCGCGCCTGGAGGACATCTACCTGCCCTTCAAGCCCAAGCGCCGGACGAAGGCCCAGATCGCCCGCGAGGCGGGGCTCGCACCCCTGGCGGAGGGGCTGCTCGCAGACCCGTCGGTGGAGCCGGCGGCCGCCGCCGCGGCCTTCGTGGACGCGGACAAGGGCGTCGCGGACGCCGCCGCGGCCCTGGAGGGCGCGCGGGCGATCCTCGCCGAGACCTTCTCCGAGGACGCCGATCTCATCGGCGAGCTCCGCGAGCGCATGTGGAGCCGCGGGCGGCTGGTGGCGAAGGTGCGGGACGGGCAGGAGGAGGCCGGAGCGAAGTTCGCCGACTACTTCGACTTCACCGAGCCCTTCACGGCGCTGCCCTCGCACCGGGTGCTCGCCATGCTGCGCGGCGAGAAGGAGGACGTGCTCAGCCTGGAACTGGAGCCGGAGGAGCCCTCCGAGCTCCCCGGCCCGTCCTCGTACGAGGGGATCGTCGCGGAGCGCTTCGGGATCGCCGACCGGGGCCGCCCCGGTGACAAGTGGCTCCAGGAAACGGTCCGTTGGGCCTGGCGGACCCGCATCCTCGTCCACCTCGGGATCGACCTGCGGCTGCGGCTGCGGACGGCCGCCGAGGACGAGGCGGTCCGGGTCTTCGCGGCGAACCTGCGGGACCTGCTGCTCGCCGCACCGGCCGGCACCCGCGCCACGCTCGGCCTCGACCCGGGCTTCCGTACCGGCGTCAAGGTGGCCGTGGTCGACGCGACCGGCAAGGTCGTGGCCACCGACACCATCTACCCGCACGTGCCGGCCAACAAGTGGGACCAGGCGCTTGAGAGGCTGGCGCGGCTCGCGAAGGAGCACGCGGTCGAGCTGATCGCGATCGGGAACGGCACGGCCTCCCGCGAAACCGACAAGCTGGCGGCCGAACTCCTCGCCAAGCACCCCGAGTTGAAGCTGACCAAGGTCATGGTCTCGGAGGCGGGCGCCTCGGTCTACTCGGCCTCCGCCTTCGCCTCGCAGGAACTCCCGGACCTCGACGTGTCGTTGCGCGGCGCGGTCTCCATCGCCCGCCGCCTCCAGGACCCGCTCGCCGAGCTGGTGAAGATCGACCCGAAGTCCATCGGCGTCGGCCAGTACCAGCACGACCTGGCCGAGGTGAAGCTGTCCCGCTCGCTCGACGCGGTCGTCGAGGACTGTGTGAACGGTGTCGGTGTCGACGTCAACACCGCCTCGGCGCCGCTGCTCTCCCGGGTCTCGGGCATCAGCTCGGGCCTCGCGGAGAACATCGTGGCGCACCGGGACGCCAACGGCCCCTTCCGCTCCCGCCGGGCCCTCAAGGACGTGGCCAGGCTCGGCCCGAAGGCGTACGAGCAGTGCGCGGGCTTCCTGCGCATCCGGGGCGGCGACGACCCGCTCGACTCCTCCTCGGTGCACCCGGAGGCGTACCCGGTGGTGCGCCGGATGGTGAAGGCCACGGGCGGCGAGGTGGCGGCGCTCATCGGCGACACCGGCACGCTGCGCTCGCTGCGGCCGGACGACTTCGTCGACGAGACCTTCGGTCTGCCGACGGTGACGGACATCCTGCGCGAGCTGGAGAAGCCGGGCCGCGACCCGCGACCGGCGTTCCGTACGGCCACCTTCGCCGAGGGCGTCGAGAAGATCGGCGACCTGGCGTCCGGGATGGTCCTGGAGGGCGTCGTCACCAACGTGGCCGCGTTCGGGGCGTTCGTGGACATCGGTGTGCACCAGGACGGCCTGGTGCACGTCTCGGCGATGTCGAAGAACTTCGTCAAGGATCCGCGTGACGTGGTGAAGCCCGGCGACGTGGTCAAGGTGAAAGTTCTCGACGTCGACATCCCCCGCAAGCGGATCTCGCTGACGCTGCGGCTCGACGACGAGTCGGGCACCGAAGGACAGGGCGGGGCGCCCCGGCGCGAGCGGGGCGAGCGCGGCGATCGGGGCGAGCGCGCGGGCCGGCCGCCGCAGCAGCGGCAGGGTGGTGGCCGCAGGTCCGAGGGCGGTAACCGGAACGAGCGCGGGGAGCGTGGCGGCCGGGAACGTTCGGCGGCGCCCGCGCCCGCCAACAGCGCCATGGCGGACGCCCTGCGCAAGGCCGGCCTGCTGGGCGACGGAGACCGCAAGCGCCGATAG
- a CDS encoding DUF2690 domain-containing protein, translated as MKRMIAKVATVSAAAMTVALVPLAGTSYAAGCGGAGCDNRGPVSMGCDGDAVTKASVTARNHPGLRAELRWSPSCTAAWVRVTADGEQWWDRYGSVEKWGGKGTDFQRSLQVKFPNPGQDWSNMLGSPTAYYRVCIKDTATDLVDCSVFW; from the coding sequence ATGAAGCGCATGATCGCGAAGGTGGCGACGGTCTCGGCCGCCGCGATGACCGTGGCCCTCGTCCCGCTCGCGGGCACCTCGTACGCCGCCGGCTGCGGCGGGGCCGGCTGCGACAACCGCGGCCCCGTCTCCATGGGCTGCGACGGCGACGCGGTGACCAAGGCGAGCGTCACCGCCCGCAACCACCCCGGCCTCCGCGCCGAGCTGCGCTGGTCCCCCTCGTGTACGGCGGCCTGGGTCCGGGTCACCGCCGACGGCGAGCAGTGGTGGGACCGCTACGGCTCCGTCGAGAAATGGGGCGGCAAGGGCACCGACTTCCAGCGCAGCCTGCAGGTGAAGTTCCCGAACCCGGGCCAGGACTGGTCCAACATGCTGGGCAGCCCCACCGCGTACTACCGCGTCTGCATCAAGGACACCGCCACGGACCTCGTGGACTGCAGCGTCTTCTGGTAG
- a CDS encoding cation diffusion facilitator family transporter, whose protein sequence is MGAGHDHGHSHGGPPPTGTAGAAYKNRLRIALGITLSVMVIEIIGGVVADSLALIADAAHMATDAVGLAMALLAIHFANRPPSGNRTFGYARAEILAALANCLLLLGVGGYVLYEAVQRFLEPAETKGGLAIAFAVIGLVANVISLSLLMRGQKDSLNVRGAYLEVMADALGSVTVIVAAGIILATGWQYADPIASIVIGLMIVPRTVKLLRETLDVLLEAAPKGVDMAEVRAHILALPGVEDVHDLHAWTITSGMPVLSAHVVVDQGALDSVGHEKMLHSLQGCLGSHFDVEHCTFQLEPVGHAEHEAKLCL, encoded by the coding sequence ATGGGGGCTGGACACGACCACGGGCACAGCCACGGAGGCCCGCCGCCGACGGGCACGGCCGGGGCCGCGTACAAGAACAGGCTGCGGATCGCGCTCGGCATCACGCTCTCCGTGATGGTGATCGAGATCATCGGCGGCGTGGTCGCCGACTCGCTCGCCCTGATCGCCGACGCGGCGCACATGGCGACCGACGCGGTCGGCCTGGCGATGGCGCTGCTCGCGATCCACTTCGCCAACCGGCCCCCGTCGGGGAACCGCACCTTCGGGTACGCGCGGGCCGAGATCCTGGCGGCCCTCGCCAACTGTCTGCTGCTGCTCGGCGTCGGCGGTTACGTGCTGTACGAGGCGGTCCAGCGGTTCCTGGAGCCGGCCGAGACCAAGGGCGGTCTGGCGATCGCGTTCGCGGTGATCGGTCTGGTCGCCAACGTGATCTCGCTGTCGCTGCTCATGCGGGGCCAGAAGGACAGCCTCAATGTGCGCGGGGCGTATCTGGAGGTGATGGCGGACGCCCTGGGCTCGGTCACCGTGATCGTCGCGGCCGGCATCATCCTGGCCACGGGCTGGCAGTACGCCGACCCGATCGCGTCCATCGTCATCGGTCTGATGATCGTCCCGCGGACGGTCAAGCTGCTGCGCGAGACCCTGGACGTGCTCCTGGAGGCGGCGCCCAAGGGCGTCGACATGGCGGAGGTACGGGCCCACATCCTGGCCCTGCCGGGGGTCGAGGACGTCCACGACCTGCACGCCTGGACGATCACCTCGGGCATGCCGGTGCTCTCCGCGCACGTGGTCGTGGACCAGGGCGCGCTGGACTCGGTCGGGCACGAGAAGATGCTGCACTCGCTCCAGGGCTGCCTCGGCTCCCACTTCGACGTGGAGCACTGCACCTTCCAGCTGGAGCCGGTCGGGCACGCGGAGCACGAGGCGAAGCTGTGTCTCTGA
- the idi gene encoding isopentenyl-diphosphate Delta-isomerase produces the protein MPTTPATATQISPEISSNGVQPSGAPAPIMLELVDEDGTTIGTAEKLAAHQAPGLLHRAFSVFLFDESGRLLLQRRALGKYHSPGVWSNTCCGHPYPGEAPFAAAARRTFEELGVSPTLLAEAGTVRYNHPDPASGLVEQEFNHLFVGLVQADPRPDPEEIEDTAFVTAAELAERHAAAPFSAWFMTVLDAARPAVRELTGPAGGW, from the coding sequence ATGCCGACCACACCAGCCACCGCGACTCAGATCTCGCCGGAGATCTCGTCGAACGGTGTCCAGCCGTCCGGAGCCCCGGCGCCGATCATGCTCGAACTGGTCGACGAGGACGGGACGACCATCGGGACGGCGGAGAAGCTCGCCGCCCACCAGGCCCCCGGCCTGCTGCACCGCGCGTTCTCCGTCTTCCTGTTCGACGAGTCGGGCCGGCTGCTGCTGCAGCGCCGCGCGCTCGGCAAGTACCACTCCCCCGGCGTCTGGTCGAACACCTGCTGCGGCCACCCCTACCCGGGTGAGGCGCCGTTCGCCGCGGCGGCCCGCCGGACCTTCGAGGAGCTCGGCGTCTCCCCCACCCTCCTCGCGGAGGCGGGCACCGTCCGCTACAACCACCCGGACCCGGCCTCCGGCCTGGTGGAGCAGGAGTTCAACCACCTCTTCGTCGGTCTCGTGCAGGCCGACCCGCGGCCGGACCCGGAGGAGATCGAGGACACGGCCTTCGTGACCGCCGCCGAGCTGGCCGAGCGCCACGCCGCCGCGCCCTTCTCCGCCTGGTTCATGACGGTGCTGGACGCGGCGCGTCCGGCGGTCAGGGAACTGACGGGTCCGGCCGGGGGCTGGTGA
- a CDS encoding ATP-binding protein has protein sequence MARIEHEGGNRTVENHGGGPARQPSYEGVWRFTAAAVDVSVPQARHAVRDLLVRQAVPLHEEIMDGLLLIVSELVTNAVRHAALLSPEIAVEVAIGPEWIRVSVEDNHPYRPKALEADYGQTGGRGLLLVREIALESGGACDVEHTASGGKIIWAALPLAPMAPGPGAAAHQPMVTSPRPDPSVP, from the coding sequence GTGGCGAGAATCGAGCACGAGGGTGGGAACCGTACCGTGGAGAACCACGGGGGTGGCCCCGCCCGGCAACCGTCCTACGAAGGAGTCTGGCGCTTCACCGCTGCCGCGGTCGACGTCTCCGTCCCGCAGGCCCGGCACGCCGTACGCGACCTGCTGGTCCGCCAGGCCGTCCCGCTCCATGAGGAGATCATGGACGGCCTGCTGCTGATCGTCTCCGAGCTGGTCACCAACGCCGTGCGGCACGCGGCGCTGCTGTCCCCTGAGATAGCGGTGGAAGTGGCCATCGGCCCCGAGTGGATCCGGGTCTCCGTCGAGGACAACCACCCGTACCGCCCCAAGGCCCTGGAGGCGGACTACGGGCAGACCGGCGGCCGCGGGCTGCTGCTGGTCCGCGAGATCGCCCTGGAGTCCGGCGGCGCCTGCGATGTCGAGCACACCGCGAGCGGCGGCAAGATCATCTGGGCGGCGCTGCCCCTGGCCCCGATGGCACCGGGGCCGGGAGCGGCGGCGCACCAGCCGATGGTCACCAGCCCCCGGCCGGACCCGTCAGTTCCCTGA
- a CDS encoding HdeD family acid-resistance protein: MAKDAHAPDGAPDQVRAMAREGKRLSRSFSWLAALGALLVIGGVVGLIYTAAATLTSMLLFGWLLLIGGVVGLLQAIQSRGTSYFWLAVVVAALNIAAGVVVIRHPEGTAEALTMFAALLFLTGGVFRLVGSVVVRGPQFGWTLLQGAFGLLLGLLVLFDWPDSSRYVLGVFFSLALLFDGLGLIAIGVGGRRIVGMVSPTPLPDRPPEPSESGPDQSNN, from the coding sequence ATGGCCAAGGACGCCCACGCCCCGGACGGGGCCCCGGACCAGGTCCGCGCGATGGCACGCGAGGGGAAGCGGCTCAGCAGGAGCTTCAGCTGGCTGGCCGCCCTCGGCGCGCTGCTGGTCATCGGCGGTGTCGTCGGTCTGATCTACACCGCCGCCGCGACCTTGACCTCGATGCTGCTCTTCGGCTGGCTGCTGCTGATCGGCGGTGTCGTCGGACTGCTCCAGGCGATCCAGTCACGCGGCACCAGCTACTTCTGGCTCGCCGTGGTGGTGGCCGCGCTGAACATCGCGGCCGGTGTGGTGGTGATCCGTCACCCGGAGGGCACGGCCGAGGCGCTGACCATGTTCGCCGCCCTGCTCTTCCTGACCGGCGGGGTGTTCCGGCTGGTGGGCAGCGTGGTGGTGCGCGGGCCGCAGTTCGGCTGGACCCTGCTCCAGGGTGCCTTCGGACTGCTGCTCGGTCTGCTCGTGCTGTTCGACTGGCCGGACAGCAGCCGGTACGTCCTCGGGGTCTTCTTCTCGCTCGCGCTGCTCTTCGACGGCCTCGGTCTGATCGCGATCGGAGTGGGCGGCCGGCGGATCGTCGGTATGGTGTCGCCGACGCCGCTGCCCGACAGGCCCCCGGAGCCGTCAGAAAGCGGACCCGATCAGTCGAACAACTGA
- a CDS encoding SCO6745 family protein, which yields MTTTALPPRAGRRCHNAINPFHSTLYFSPDLDREFGALGFTDRSAMRLAARSAALGAVGAGTVAATFYNYNHELLAQHLPAVWETASPAAVLDARLRTVDATLRRLLGEETVASPEMAEAAELALRATEACTRHARPLYSAHADLPVPEEPHLAYWHAATLLREHRGDGHLAALLSAGLDPVEALVSHTATGKGMSPRWVLGSRGWRRADWDGAVERLRGRGLLDAEGALTESGTALRDEVEEHTDRLDRAPYEHLGAAGVERLTELGRGFLLTAAGAGAFPADLIGRG from the coding sequence ATGACGACGACTGCTCTGCCGCCGCGCGCGGGACGCCGCTGCCACAACGCCATCAACCCGTTCCACTCCACGCTGTACTTCTCGCCCGACCTGGACCGCGAGTTCGGCGCCCTGGGATTCACGGACCGGAGCGCGATGCGGCTCGCCGCACGCAGCGCCGCCCTCGGCGCGGTGGGCGCCGGCACCGTCGCCGCGACCTTCTACAACTACAACCACGAGCTGCTCGCCCAGCACCTCCCCGCCGTCTGGGAGACCGCCTCCCCCGCCGCCGTCCTCGACGCCCGGCTGCGGACCGTCGACGCGACCCTGCGCCGGCTGCTCGGCGAGGAGACCGTCGCCTCCCCGGAGATGGCGGAGGCGGCGGAGCTCGCCCTGCGCGCCACCGAGGCCTGCACCCGGCACGCCCGGCCGCTGTACTCGGCCCACGCGGACCTGCCGGTGCCCGAGGAACCCCACCTCGCCTACTGGCACGCCGCCACCCTGCTGCGCGAGCACCGGGGCGACGGGCACCTCGCGGCCCTGCTCTCCGCCGGGCTCGACCCCGTCGAGGCGCTCGTCTCCCACACCGCCACCGGCAAGGGCATGTCCCCGCGCTGGGTGCTCGGCTCCCGCGGCTGGCGGCGCGCCGACTGGGACGGGGCGGTGGAGCGGCTGCGCGGGCGCGGCCTCCTCGACGCCGAAGGGGCGCTGACCGAGTCCGGTACGGCCCTGCGCGACGAGGTCGAGGAGCACACCGACCGGCTCGACCGCGCCCCGTACGAGCACCTCGGCGCGGCCGGCGTCGAGCGGCTCACCGAGCTGGGCCGCGGCTTCCTGCTCACGGCGGCCGGCGCGGGCGCCTTCCCCGCGGACCTCATCGGCAGGGGCTGA
- a CDS encoding bifunctional class I SAM-dependent methyltransferase/N-acetyltransferase — protein sequence MSDNTSYDSFFALHHGLPRQGPGSDATTRRLLALCGQLPERPRVLDLGCGPGRSALLLAAAGAEVTAVDLHEPFLAELRESAAARGLDGSIRTLRADMGALPFPDGSFDLVWAESSVFVLGFDRALAEWRRLLAPGGTLVLTECLWTSEEPAAEARAFWDEHYPLRSLAGNTAAAVEAGYHVLGTLLQPESDWDEYYGPLGAHADAADLTRPGMAEAVAGARAEIALRRAHGSDFGYAGFVLRPADPRWRTRQETAEDVPAVRPLVAAAFGSEAEADLVDALRRDPGAWLPGLSYVAEAPDGSVAAHALITRCRVDGAPAAALAPVSVAPAHQRTGAGQAVVRAVLDAARLSGEPLVLVLGHPEYYPRFGFVRASEYGIRPGFEVPDEAMMALVLDDSVPVPSGTIAYPAAFGV from the coding sequence TTGTCCGACAACACTTCGTACGACTCCTTCTTCGCCCTGCACCACGGTCTTCCGCGGCAGGGACCCGGCTCCGACGCCACCACGCGTCGGCTCCTCGCGCTCTGCGGGCAGCTGCCCGAGCGTCCGCGGGTGCTCGACCTGGGCTGCGGCCCGGGCCGCTCCGCCCTGCTCCTGGCCGCTGCGGGCGCCGAGGTGACCGCCGTCGACCTCCACGAACCGTTCCTCGCGGAACTGCGGGAGTCCGCCGCGGCCCGCGGGCTCGACGGCTCGATCCGTACCCTCCGCGCCGACATGGGCGCACTGCCGTTCCCCGACGGCTCCTTCGACCTGGTCTGGGCCGAGAGCTCGGTCTTCGTGCTCGGCTTCGACCGGGCGCTCGCCGAGTGGCGCAGGCTGCTCGCGCCGGGCGGGACGCTGGTGCTCACCGAGTGCCTGTGGACCTCCGAGGAGCCGGCCGCCGAGGCCCGCGCCTTCTGGGACGAGCACTACCCGCTCCGCTCCCTCGCCGGTAACACCGCGGCGGCGGTCGAGGCGGGCTATCACGTCCTCGGGACCCTCCTCCAGCCCGAGAGCGACTGGGACGAGTACTACGGTCCGCTGGGGGCGCACGCCGACGCGGCGGACCTCACCCGGCCCGGCATGGCCGAGGCGGTGGCCGGCGCCCGCGCCGAGATCGCCTTGCGGCGCGCGCACGGCTCCGACTTCGGGTACGCGGGATTCGTCCTGCGGCCCGCGGACCCGCGCTGGCGCACGCGTCAGGAGACCGCCGAGGACGTCCCGGCGGTCCGGCCGCTCGTGGCGGCCGCCTTCGGCTCGGAGGCGGAGGCCGACCTGGTCGACGCGCTCCGGCGGGACCCCGGCGCCTGGCTGCCGGGCCTGTCGTACGTGGCCGAGGCCCCCGACGGCTCGGTCGCGGCGCACGCCCTGATCACCCGCTGCCGGGTGGACGGCGCCCCCGCGGCGGCGCTCGCCCCGGTCTCGGTCGCGCCGGCGCACCAGCGGACGGGGGCCGGGCAGGCCGTCGTCCGGGCGGTGCTCGACGCGGCCCGGCTGAGCGGTGAGCCGCTGGTCCTGGTGCTGGGCCATCCGGAGTACTACCCGAGGTTCGGGTTCGTACGTGCGTCTGAGTATGGAATCAGGCCAGGTTTCGAGGTGCCGGACGAGGCGATGATGGCGCTCGTCCTCGACGACTCCGTGCCCGTTCCGTCCGGCACGATCGCCTATCCGGCGGCTTTCGGCGTCTGA
- a CDS encoding GlxA family transcriptional regulator has product MTQRPVLVVLFDGVQSLDVTGPFEVFAGAGRAAGDPHAYPLRTASLDGGPVRTHSGLRLLPDTTLAEAVADGAPHTLVVPGGEGTRAPDPALIDWLRTHAPAAARLVSVCTGALLLAEAGLLDGHRATTHWVACDHLARCYPEVEVDPDPIFVRDGRISTSAGVTAGIDLALALVEEDHGRDVALTVARHLVVFLRRPGNQAQFSVQLAAQTARREPLRDLQQWITEHPEGDLSVEALAARARLSPRHFARAFHAETGTTPGRYVDRVRLEHARRLLEETTHGVEEVSRASGYGTPEAMRRAFTKVLGTAPADYRRRFHSPAS; this is encoded by the coding sequence ATGACGCAGCGACCCGTTCTCGTCGTCCTCTTCGACGGCGTGCAGAGCCTCGACGTCACCGGTCCCTTCGAGGTGTTCGCCGGTGCCGGCCGGGCCGCCGGAGACCCCCACGCGTACCCGCTCCGCACCGCCTCCCTGGACGGCGGACCCGTCCGCACCCACAGCGGCCTGCGGCTGCTCCCCGACACCACCCTCGCCGAGGCGGTCGCCGACGGCGCCCCGCACACCCTCGTCGTCCCCGGCGGCGAAGGCACCCGGGCCCCCGACCCAGCCCTGATCGACTGGCTCCGCACCCACGCCCCGGCGGCCGCGCGCCTGGTCTCCGTCTGCACCGGGGCGCTGCTCCTCGCCGAGGCCGGGCTCCTCGACGGCCACCGGGCGACCACCCACTGGGTCGCCTGCGACCACCTGGCCCGCTGCTACCCCGAGGTCGAGGTGGACCCCGACCCCATCTTCGTACGGGACGGACGGATCTCCACCTCCGCCGGGGTCACCGCAGGCATCGACCTGGCCCTCGCCCTGGTGGAGGAGGACCACGGCCGGGACGTGGCCCTCACCGTCGCCCGCCACCTCGTCGTCTTCCTGCGCCGCCCCGGCAACCAGGCCCAGTTCAGCGTCCAGCTCGCCGCCCAGACCGCCCGCCGGGAGCCGCTGCGCGACCTCCAGCAGTGGATCACCGAGCACCCCGAAGGCGACCTCTCGGTCGAGGCCCTCGCCGCCCGCGCCCGCCTCTCGCCCCGCCACTTCGCCCGCGCCTTCCACGCGGAGACCGGCACGACCCCCGGCCGGTACGTCGACCGGGTACGGCTCGAACACGCCCGCCGCCTCCTGGAGGAGACCACCCACGGGGTCGAGGAGGTCTCCCGCGCCTCGGGCTACGGCACCCCCGAGGCGATGCGCCGCGCCTTCACCAAGGTCCTCGGCACCGCTCCCGCGGACTACCGCCGCCGCTTCCACTCACCCGCCAGCTGA